The region CTCAAAAATCGCATCGGATACCACactaattttgttttattcgcTATTTTATTCGGTTTGTGATATCATCAAATGACAAATCATATACCGACATACCACATGTAAAACCAGTTTAGTTCAGCTTCCCGTTGGGGAGTGTCCCAGAATGTAACTACAAAGTGTTTTAATAAAAGTGACCTACTaactaaaaaacttaaaaaaaataatccccAATAAAAGGATTAAATTCCAAGGACTCGAAAAAAAGTGCAAAGAAAACAAGATTTAGATTCATATTTAGATCGTGTTAGCTTTATAATTAGGTTCAAAaacctaaaatatttttctacatttttctaaattaaatgtttgttGGTAAAAGCCAACTTTTGATGTTAATGTTATGTGTTGGAACAAGCCAATAAAATTGGAAATTTAAAACttggttttaaaatataacGCCCAGCATACTGGGAATAAACATTTGCCGCCAAATTTAATCGAATTTTTTGAATACCCTTTCAGCTTTAACAAATACTCGATTATTTCGATAGTTTCGTGAGAGTTCAATCCCCGAGATGACCTCGCGAATGTTCAAGTTTGGCGTCACAGCCGCCAGCGCCTGTGTGGGTTCTGTCCTGGCATCCTATACCTTGGACCGGTGGAACTCGCCCCATGTGGTGGGTATTCTAAACATCTAAGCTACTCTTGTTCGGTTCTCACCTGGTTATTCTTTTTTAAAGGTAAACAATGCTGTGCAGCGACCACCCAAGAGGAAGCGCACCTTGCCCCCCAGGGCCGATCAGATTAAGTCCCTGATGAGTGGCGAGGAGTTCGATGTGCTGATCATCGGCGGAGGAGCCACCGGAGCAGGATGTGCTCTCGATTCGGTCACCAGAGGTGAGTCTACTAGTGCCTTACACCCCGTTCTGAATAAACCTTTAAAATTTCATCCAAACAGGCCTCAAGACCGCACTGGTGGAGCTGGACGACTTTGCCAGCGGCACGTCCTCCCGGTCCACCAAGCTCATCCATGGCGGAGTCCGCTACCTGCAGAAGGCCATTCTTGGCGTAAGTCTCCTTAACCATAACCTTCAGCTAGAGGTTCAGTAGATAGCTAATTATCATGTATCATCCATCAGCTAGACTTTGAGCAGTATCGCATGGTGAAGGAGGCTCTCCAGGAGCGTGCCACCATGCTCGAGTCGGCGCCCCACCTGACCCACCCGCTGCCCATCATGCTGCCAGTTTACACGTAATTTGAGCTAATCCTCGTTTCAATAAGCCATATTTTTAACCAGTTTCTATGATCGTTGACTCCTAGGTGGTGGCAAGTGCCCTACTATTGGGTAGGCATCAAGTGCTACGATCTGGTGGCCGGTGACCGCAACGTGAAGAGCTCCTACTACCTCTCAAAGAAGGATGCCCTGGAACTGTTTCCCATGCTCAAAAAAGACAAGCTGTGCGGTGCCATTGTGTACTACGACGGCCAGCAGGACGACGCCAGGATGTGCCTGGCGGTGGCTTTGACCGCGGCTCGCCACGGCGCTACCGTGTGCAACCACGTCGAGGTGAAGGAGCTGCTCAAGAAGGATGACGGCACTGGCAAGCAGGTGCTATGCGGCGCCAAGGTCAAGGATCATATCTCCGGCAAGGAGTTCACTGTGAAGGCCAAGTGCATCGTGAATGCCGCCGGCCCGTTCACGGATAGCATCCGCCAGATGGACAACCCGACGGTGAAGAGCATCTGCTGCCCTAGCTCGGGAGTGCACATCGTACTGCCAGGCTACTACAGCCCCGACCAGATGGGTCTGCTGGATCCCTCGACCTCCGACGGCCGCGTCATCTTCTTCCTGCCCTGGCAGCGGCAGACGATTGCCGGCACCACGGATCTGCCCTGCGAGATTACCCACTCACCCACCCCTACCGAGGACGAGATTCAGTTCATCCTTAACGAAATTAAGAACTATCTCAATGCCGATGTGGAGGTGCGCCGTGGCGACGTACTCTCCGCCTGGAGCGGCATTCGCCCCCTGGTCTCGGACCCCAACAAGGACGACACCCAGTCCCTGGCCCGCAACCACATTGTCCACGTGAGCCCCTCCAATCTCGTGACCATTGCCGGCGGCAAGTGGACTACCTACCGAGCGATGGCCGAGCACACCATCGATGCTGCCATCAAGGGTGAGTCGTGGATTCTTAAGATGCCCCTGACAGCCTATAACTAATTTCTTATTCCCAGCCTGTAATCTCAAGCCGGAGCGCGCCGAGGCCGTGACCTCCTACCTGAAGATCGAGGGTGGACAGGGCTGGACTCCCACCATGTACATTCGTCTCGTCCAGGACTTTGGACTAGAGTGTGAGGTGGCCCAGCACCTGGCCAAGTCGTACGGCGACCGAGCCTTCGCCGTGTCGAAGATGGCCTCCCTGACTGGCAAGCGCTGGCCCATCATCGGCAACCGCATCCACCCCGAGTTCCCCTACATCGACGCCGAGATCCGTTACGGTGTGCGCGAGTACGCCTGCACCGCCGTGGACATGATTGCCCGCCGTCTGCGTCTGGCCTTCCTCAACGTCCAGGCTGCTCAGGAGGCGCTGCCCGTCATCGTGGACATCATGGGTGAGGAACTAAACTGGTCCAAGGACGAAAAGGAGCGCCAGATCAAGGCAGCCACTGAGTTCTTGGCCAACGAAATGGGACACTCGGTCAACCGCACCTCCAAGGAGCGCATACCCATCAAGCTCTCCAAGGAGGAGATCCAGACCTACATCAAGCGCTTCCAGTTGATCGACAAGGACAAGAAGGGCTATGTCTCTATCAACGACATCCGGCGGGCGCTGAAGAGTTTCGGCGACGGCGACGTGTCCGGCGAACAGTTGCATGATATTCTGCGAGAGATCGACACCAACATGAACGGCCAGGTGGAGCTCGACGAGTACCTCCAGGTGAgtaacataaacattattcgcTGGTCGGGTTTTCAGTTCAGTTTTCTCAGAAAAAGAACCAAAGCCATAAATAAATGGCTATCACAATCGCTGATAATAAAAGAGCTTATTCTGTCTAAACTTCCGGCTCAAAtcgaaaatatatttgttagTCATGCAGAAACAGTTAGCAAACAATAGGAAATCTTTGttataaaacatttaataaatacACTTAAACCAATTACAGATGATGTCCGCCATCAAGACGGGCGACGTGGCCTACTCACGATTCGCGCGGATGGCCGAGCTGGAGGAGCAGAAGCACGAGGCGGCCAATCTGAAGCAGAAGATAAGTGTGGACCGCTCCGGAGGCGGCTTGTAAGGACAGGACGATCAGGACGAGCGACTTAACAACGACCACGACGACACCACATCACCCGGCCATCTAAGGCGAGGATTAGGCTTAAGATCGAAACGGTTAAGATCAAACATATTTTCgttttgctgttaacaaaaGAAACTTTTAAACTCACAGAAAACTAGTCTAATGAATGCTGCAACTGGATTCCTCCTTTTTGCCTTCTGGAGGTGGTTGGGGTTCGCTCGGTTTTCGATTTGGATTGATTGGTTGTTTCGTATCCTGCTTCTTGGGTTGACCAGGAGCTGCTTGATTTGGCTGTACATCTTTGACGGCCTCCTGGGAAGACTTCGCTGCCTTTGAATTCTTCTGGGCTGGCTGCGGATTATTCTGTTTCGTGGGATCCTTTGGCTTTGTACCATTGCCCTTGCACTGTGAATTATCTGGGATGTTCTCAATTCCTCTGCCCGGATTATCTACATTAAAAACGATTATCTGAATATCTTCGCAACTAACTAAAGCTTCGATTTCATACTAAAATAGTTCAGAATATTTTTCTCTATATCCCCCGTGAGGTTTCCATCGCCGCGCCTAAATAAATACTGGGTCTTGGACACACAGTTGAACATGTCCTGCCGCTGTCTGTCTGTGAGCTCCGCGAACATATCCAGCTTGGGATCCCAGAAGAAAAGCAGTTTGCCCTTGGAAGAGGTCAGCTTGAGGGTGTTGGACAGTCGGTCGAGCATCTGAAAGTTGTGGCCAGGTCAGCATTCTGTTAGAGAACCTGCTAGTGTTTTAAGCCTCACCTCTGTGACGATTTCGCACATGGGTTTCTGCCAGTACTTGGAATCCTGCTTTGTTACCTCCCACAAAAACAGGGTTTTTATGTAGTAACTCTTCAAGTTGGCCATGTTGTTTTTGGTGTCCCGAAGCCTCTTCATCAACCGAATGGAGTTCTTCAAGTTGTGCTTATCTTGTAGCAGACCCTTCTCCGCCTCGTAGTAGGAGGCGCGGAAGGATATGTTCTCCGGCTGGGCCGGCTTCATGGGCTTGGGAATGGCGTCCCAATGGGGTGTTGTTCCGAAGTGGCGTTTCTGCTCCGGCCCCAAAACGCACTGGGCTGCCTTCAGCCGAATGGCCGGCACAAAGTCGACGGAGTACACGTAACGTCCTTTCACGTCGATGGTGTGGGCGGGACCCGACTTTTTGTAACTCAGGGGCGATACCACCGAGCCCACTTTGATCTGTTTGTCCATCTTGTTAAGGGTCGTAGTCATTACTCCTTGGAGCCAGCTCTGCAGCTTGTCCTCGCAAAGCAACTGGTTTCTATTGACCATTTTCTGGAGCTGTTCGAAAACTGGTTTGTTATGATCTTGTTTCCCGATGATCTCCATCACCTTGGTCATGTCCAGGGTAACGTTGCCTTGAGTGAAAAGAAAATGTTCAACTTTGTTTTCCAGATTTTACTCTATATCCACTAATTCTCACCTGGTTTTCGAGGATCGGCTTTAACGATAATCTTGTCATTTTCGGGAAACACTAGATGAATGACCAAGTCGAACTCGTTAGGCATAGCCACCTTCAAGTTGTCCCCATAGCTGCCTGCAACGGATGTCTTAATTAAttgatattaatttttttaaagcattttttctttttcgcaAAAAATGCCAAGGGTATGAAAAACACAACTTTGCCGAATGTTTTTTTGTAGCGGAAGTCAAGATAATGTGTTACGCTTATCGCCCAGATTCATAACAATGTATTGTGCTTGTTGTAttgtaaaatgtatttcaaaCACTCGCAGTGTTGCATCTTTAGAAAGCCACGTACCTCCAAGCGTGTGCCCCTTTAAAATCTTGTCCAGCACCTTATTGCTTCGCCACTGGGAATATAGTTCTTTTCTCAGGGCGTCGTAGTGCTGGGTGTACTCCTCCCGGTGGGCGTCGAAGTTAATGTACTTCCCGTTCGCATCGATAAGATTCGCTTCCAGATTCTTCGCCATTGCCAGCTGATCCACGTTCCTCTGCAGTCAAACAGTATCTGAGAAATCAATTTTTCGCTGATGAGAATGAAACCGACGGGTTGCTTTCGCTCTCAGAAACTCGCACTCTTTTAGGGGGGACCTCGCAGTAGAttggctaaaaaataaatctttttacgaatttttttcaaaaagagaattttaatttacgaattaaataattaaattatattcttCTAAGAAAACTTCTAAGTAGTTAATAGCACGTAGatctatttcaaaaaatttagttGCACTTCTTGTGTAAGATGGTATAACTAAACACATCCACACGATGGTATAACGAAAGTCCttttaaaaatacacaaaaaaaagatacatgtataaatatatatcctttcataccatcctttcatataTATCCTTTCATatatccaaaaatattttattttttggaaattctGTGTGCTCTGACTCCCTCCCTAATCTGTAGATTGTTTGGACATTCTCTCATTCTCGTATCTACAACTGCTGGAAATTTGAGTACTTGAAGATACTTGAGATAATGGAAGACTGTATGTATACCCTGTAATACAATATATCCGTTGGATTAAGATAACTGAAATATATTACAAGATAAATATACTCGATAGATACCAATATGTATCTGGTATCTGGAAAAGCTTGGATCTGAGTTTCAAAATAGGTATAGTTCTATAGTTCTTAGTCGAGAATGGGTGCTAAAGACAAGTAAAGGGTACTGGAAGCATAAATAAGGACCATTCTCTTGTGGAAAAAAGGAAACCATAAGTAGAATGCCGGTACCTAAATAAGGGAAACCCCCGATAAATGTTTTCGAAAAATAAAGTTCCCACCAAACAATCCtttttaaaatgcaatttcaagaatattttattaatcattattttataatttaagtggtatttatattgattttcCATTATCGCTTCACATTTTGCAGAATTGAGAGAACAATCATAATTCATTGATCCGTAAATTGAGTGTGATTACATTTTGTTGGCTTGCTTTAGTTTCTGGCTTTCTTATTTATGCACattatgtataaatattagggagttgcaaaaatattttacaataacaataaaaatgaCGATCAAGATAGTTGGTACGTTGGATAATTGATAGTTTAAATAGTGGTTAACAAAAGGCTTAGTGGCCAATAAAGCGTAGAATCtgtaaatttttagtttttaactAATTTGTGGCTGGGGAGGGGAGGGACAGGAGAAGGATTGTATTTTTTGGATGGCATGGCGGCAGAGAAACAACCCATGGAATTGAAACCACTTGCAGCATTGAGCCTCGAGGATTCAAAGAGGTTCGGGGTTTTGGGGGCctggtatatatgtatttccTCTGCGGCTGCCGGGGTATCATTGTTCGATTTCTGCTCAGTTGCTTTTAGATTTCGTTTcagttaaatat is a window of Drosophila bipectinata strain 14024-0381.07 chromosome 2R, DbipHiC1v2, whole genome shotgun sequence DNA encoding:
- the Gpo1 gene encoding glycerol-3-phosphate dehydrogenase, mitochondrial; protein product: MTSRMFKFGVTAASACVGSVLASYTLDRWNSPHVVNNAVQRPPKRKRTLPPRADQIKSLMSGEEFDVLIIGGGATGAGCALDSVTRGLKTALVELDDFASGTSSRSTKLIHGGVRYLQKAILGLDFEQYRMVKEALQERATMLESAPHLTHPLPIMLPVYTWWQVPYYWVGIKCYDLVAGDRNVKSSYYLSKKDALELFPMLKKDKLCGAIVYYDGQQDDARMCLAVALTAARHGATVCNHVEVKELLKKDDGTGKQVLCGAKVKDHISGKEFTVKAKCIVNAAGPFTDSIRQMDNPTVKSICCPSSGVHIVLPGYYSPDQMGLLDPSTSDGRVIFFLPWQRQTIAGTTDLPCEITHSPTPTEDEIQFILNEIKNYLNADVEVRRGDVLSAWSGIRPLVSDPNKDDTQSLARNHIVHVSPSNLVTIAGGKWTTYRAMAEHTIDAAIKACNLKPERAEAVTSYLKIEGGQGWTPTMYIRLVQDFGLECEVAQHLAKSYGDRAFAVSKMASLTGKRWPIIGNRIHPEFPYIDAEIRYGVREYACTAVDMIARRLRLAFLNVQAAQEALPVIVDIMGEELNWSKDEKERQIKAATEFLANEMGHSVNRTSKERIPIKLSKEEIQTYIKRFQLIDKDKKGYVSINDIRRALKSFGDGDVSGEQLHDILREIDTNMNGQVELDEYLQMMSAIKTGDVAYSRFARMAELEEQKHEAANLKQKISVDRSGGGL
- the cGlr1 gene encoding cyclic GMP-AMP synthase-like receptor 1 → MAKNLEANLIDANGKYINFDAHREEYTQHYDALRKELYSQWRSNKVLDKILKGHTLGGSYGDNLKVAMPNEFDLVIHLVFPENDKIIVKADPRKPGNVTLDMTKVMEIIGKQDHNKPVFEQLQKMVNRNQLLCEDKLQSWLQGVMTTTLNKMDKQIKVGSVVSPLSYKKSGPAHTIDVKGRYVYSVDFVPAIRLKAAQCVLGPEQKRHFGTTPHWDAIPKPMKPAQPENISFRASYYEAEKGLLQDKHNLKNSIRLMKRLRDTKNNMANLKSYYIKTLFLWEVTKQDSKYWQKPMCEIVTEMLDRLSNTLKLTSSKGKLLFFWDPKLDMFAELTDRQRQDMFNCVSKTQYLFRRGDGNLTGDIEKNILNYFNNPGRGIENIPDNSQCKGNGTKPKDPTKQNNPQPAQKNSKAAKSSQEAVKDVQPNQAAPGQPKKQDTKQPINPNRKPSEPQPPPEGKKEESSCSIH